A genome region from Microcella alkaliphila includes the following:
- a CDS encoding HpcH/HpaI aldolase/citrate lyase family protein: MAFAMGPALLFCPADRPERYVKAAERADAVILDLEDAVAPDSKDSAREALAASRLDPATTIARINPLGTADAEADLEALAGTEYRTVMVAKAEDASALAELVTRGYSVIALCETAAGIVAAGELAAVDGLVALMWGAEDLVASMGGTASRDPHGRYRAVVQHARASVHLAAAARGKATIDAVHLDIADEAGLAEEAADAAALGFVATACIHPSQVTAIRRAYAPSPEQREWAKRVLAASVGERGVFRFEGQMVDEPVLRHARSVLARHRSSD; encoded by the coding sequence ATCGCCTTCGCAATGGGGCCCGCGCTGCTGTTCTGCCCGGCCGATCGGCCCGAGCGCTACGTGAAGGCGGCCGAGCGCGCCGACGCCGTCATTCTCGATCTTGAGGATGCGGTCGCTCCCGATTCAAAGGATTCGGCGCGCGAGGCGCTCGCCGCCTCCCGCCTCGACCCCGCCACGACGATCGCGCGCATCAATCCGCTGGGAACGGCCGACGCCGAGGCCGACCTCGAGGCGCTCGCCGGCACCGAGTACCGCACGGTGATGGTCGCGAAGGCGGAGGACGCCTCGGCGCTCGCCGAGCTCGTCACTCGCGGCTACTCCGTCATCGCACTCTGCGAGACGGCCGCGGGCATTGTCGCCGCGGGCGAGCTCGCCGCCGTCGACGGCCTCGTTGCCCTCATGTGGGGAGCGGAAGACCTCGTCGCATCGATGGGCGGCACCGCGAGCCGGGATCCGCACGGCCGGTACCGCGCGGTCGTCCAGCACGCGCGCGCCAGCGTTCACCTCGCCGCCGCCGCCCGCGGAAAGGCGACGATCGACGCCGTGCACCTCGATATCGCCGACGAGGCGGGACTCGCGGAGGAGGCGGCGGATGCCGCAGCCCTCGGATTCGTCGCGACCGCGTGCATCCACCCGAGCCAGGTCACCGCGATCCGGCGCGCGTACGCACCGAGCCCCGAGCAACGCGAGTGGGCGAAGCGCGTGCTCGCCGCCTCGGTGGGGGAACGGGGCGTCTTTCGCTTCGAGGGCCAGATGGTCGATGAGCCCGTGCTGCGCCACGCCCGCTCGGTGCTGGCGCGGCACCGTTCCTCCGACTGA
- a CDS encoding MaoC family dehydratase: MSGRRVEQRGLWFDEFEVGTVYAHAPGRTMTEADNVLFSTLTMNPQALHLDAAWSATQPFGERLVNSMMTLAVMVGASVQQLTQGTIVANLGLSDVRFPHPLHHGDTLYSETLVVEKRLSESRPGQGIVTLEHTGRNQHGDIVGVARRAVLIWQEGAAR; this comes from the coding sequence ATGAGCGGCCGCCGCGTCGAGCAGCGGGGCCTGTGGTTCGACGAGTTCGAGGTGGGCACCGTCTACGCGCACGCGCCGGGTCGCACCATGACCGAGGCCGACAACGTGCTGTTCTCGACCCTCACCATGAACCCGCAGGCGCTGCACCTCGACGCGGCGTGGTCGGCCACGCAGCCGTTCGGTGAGAGGCTCGTGAACTCGATGATGACGCTCGCCGTCATGGTCGGCGCCTCGGTGCAGCAGCTCACGCAGGGAACGATCGTCGCGAACCTGGGCCTCAGCGACGTGCGCTTCCCGCACCCCCTGCACCACGGCGACACCCTCTACAGCGAGACGCTCGTCGTCGAGAAGCGCCTGTCAGAGTCGCGGCCCGGCCAGGGCATCGTGACACTCGAACACACCGGCCGCAATCAGCACGGCGACATCGTCGGCGTCGCCCGCCGCGCCGTGCTCATCTGGCAGGAGGGTGCCGCACGGTGA
- a CDS encoding acyl-CoA dehydrogenase family protein encodes MIDLTPEQQHLSDEVREFADTVVAPAAYEYDTKRELPYDIIRQMGDMGLFGLPFPKEYGGQGKTYVDLCLAVEQLARADQSIAVTLVAGVGLGAMPIFRQGTEEQKQQWLPDLARGRALAGFGLTEAGAGSDARATQTTAEVVDGEWVINGSKQFITNSGSEITSLVTVTAVTGRKDDGNPELSAIIVPTGTPGFTVHPAYDKVGWHTSDTHPLTFDNVRVPEANLLGERGRGYANFLEYLDEGRVAFAALATGAAQGCLEEALRYAKERVVFGRAIGENQHVAFMIARMQSRVHSARLATYDAAHRIVAGKPFKAEAAMAKLISSEAAMANARDASHIFGGYGFMNENPVARHYRDSKVLEVGEGTTEVQLMVIARTLGLSA; translated from the coding sequence ATGATCGACCTCACCCCGGAACAGCAGCACCTCAGCGACGAGGTGCGCGAGTTCGCCGACACCGTCGTCGCCCCCGCCGCGTACGAGTACGACACGAAGCGCGAGCTGCCGTACGACATCATCCGGCAGATGGGTGACATGGGGCTGTTCGGGCTGCCCTTCCCGAAAGAGTACGGCGGGCAGGGCAAGACCTACGTCGACCTGTGCCTCGCCGTCGAGCAACTCGCCCGCGCCGACCAGTCGATCGCCGTGACGCTCGTGGCGGGCGTCGGCCTCGGGGCGATGCCGATCTTCCGCCAGGGCACCGAGGAACAGAAACAGCAGTGGTTGCCAGACCTCGCGAGAGGCCGCGCGCTCGCAGGCTTCGGGCTCACCGAGGCGGGGGCGGGCTCAGACGCACGCGCCACCCAGACGACCGCCGAGGTGGTCGACGGCGAGTGGGTCATCAACGGCTCGAAGCAGTTCATCACGAACTCGGGCTCCGAGATCACGAGCCTCGTCACGGTCACCGCGGTCACGGGTCGCAAAGACGACGGCAACCCCGAGCTCTCGGCCATCATCGTGCCGACAGGCACTCCCGGCTTCACGGTGCACCCCGCCTACGACAAGGTTGGCTGGCACACGAGCGACACCCACCCGCTCACCTTCGACAACGTGCGGGTGCCCGAGGCGAACCTGCTCGGCGAGCGGGGCCGCGGCTACGCGAACTTCCTCGAGTACCTCGACGAGGGCCGCGTCGCCTTCGCTGCCCTCGCGACCGGGGCTGCCCAGGGCTGCCTCGAGGAGGCGCTGCGCTACGCGAAAGAACGCGTCGTCTTCGGCCGCGCGATCGGCGAGAACCAGCACGTGGCGTTCATGATCGCCCGCATGCAGTCGCGCGTGCACTCCGCCCGCCTCGCCACCTACGACGCCGCTCACCGCATCGTGGCCGGCAAGCCGTTCAAGGCCGAGGCGGCGATGGCGAAGCTCATCTCGAGCGAGGCGGCCATGGCGAACGCCCGCGACGCCAGCCACATTTTCGGCGGTTACGGCTTCATGAACGAAAACCCCGTCGCCCGGCACTACCGTGACTCGAAGGTGCTCGAGGTGGGCGAGGGCACGACGGAGGTGCAGCTGATGGTCATTGCACGCACGCTGGGGCTCAGCGCATGA
- a CDS encoding biotin carboxylase N-terminal domain-containing protein, with protein MTDTSTAPLFGTVLVANRGEIACRVIRTLRALDIRSVAVYSDADADARHVREADLAVRLGPAPAAESYLDIERVVQAVLSSGAEAVHPGYGFLSENTAFARRLEELGVTLIGPPASAIEAMGDKIRAREHVAARGVPVTPGAGEAGWSDAQLIEAADEVGFPLIIKPSGGGGGKGMTVVRERDDLADALVASRRVARSSFGDDTLLIERFVESPRHIEVQVLADAHGTVVHLGERECSLQRRHQKIIEEAPSPLLDEATRAAIGEAACEVARSVDYRGAGTVEFLVSDAKPDEFFFMEMNTRLQVEHPVTELVTGVDLVEQQLRIAAGKPLDLPPLALSGHAVEARLYAEDPGRGFTPQTGTVAFLAEARGQGVRVDSALLDGLAVGSDYDPMLAKVIARGPDRATALARLDAALAETIVLGVPTNAAFLRRLIAVPEVQTGALDTGLIERSELAAPATPALARTIAALVEHDRAERAARSAWTRPSGWRLGPHRAPRYLIDGEEVAMDASVIDQLAPSIRVLGAATETLSVTVTHESRRVTAHIVRAEGVTWMHVDGVTHRLARPTRAERLAEHRAGLTRTPGAADPTIRAAMPGAVVALGAATSDTVVEGQPLVTIEAMKMEHTMLASVAGTVTLEVAVGDQVAFDQVVARIHPDEPEPRPDGDQGDPA; from the coding sequence ATGACCGACACCTCGACCGCGCCCCTGTTCGGCACCGTACTCGTCGCGAACCGCGGCGAGATCGCGTGCCGCGTGATCCGCACGCTCCGTGCGCTCGACATCCGTTCGGTCGCCGTCTACAGCGACGCCGATGCGGATGCGCGCCACGTGCGCGAGGCGGACCTCGCGGTGCGCCTCGGCCCGGCCCCCGCCGCCGAGAGCTACCTCGACATCGAGAGGGTGGTTCAGGCGGTCCTGTCCTCGGGGGCCGAGGCCGTGCATCCCGGGTACGGCTTCCTCAGTGAGAACACGGCCTTCGCGCGCCGCCTCGAAGAGCTCGGCGTCACGCTGATCGGCCCGCCCGCGAGCGCGATCGAGGCGATGGGCGACAAGATTCGTGCCCGCGAGCACGTCGCCGCCCGCGGGGTCCCGGTGACGCCCGGCGCGGGGGAGGCCGGCTGGAGCGACGCCCAGCTCATCGAGGCGGCGGACGAGGTGGGGTTCCCGCTCATCATCAAGCCGTCGGGCGGCGGCGGCGGTAAGGGGATGACCGTGGTGCGCGAGCGGGACGACCTCGCCGATGCGCTCGTCGCCTCCCGCCGGGTTGCGCGCTCGTCGTTCGGCGACGACACCCTGCTCATCGAGCGCTTCGTCGAGAGCCCCCGCCACATCGAGGTGCAGGTGCTCGCCGATGCGCACGGGACTGTCGTGCACCTGGGGGAACGGGAGTGTTCGCTGCAGCGGCGCCACCAGAAGATCATCGAGGAAGCCCCGTCGCCGCTGCTCGACGAGGCCACGCGCGCGGCGATCGGCGAGGCCGCCTGCGAGGTGGCGCGCAGCGTCGACTACCGCGGAGCCGGCACCGTCGAGTTCCTCGTCTCCGATGCGAAACCCGACGAGTTCTTCTTCATGGAGATGAACACGCGCCTGCAGGTCGAGCACCCCGTGACCGAGCTCGTGACGGGCGTCGACCTCGTCGAGCAGCAGCTGCGCATCGCGGCGGGTAAGCCGCTCGACCTGCCGCCGCTCGCGCTCAGCGGCCACGCGGTCGAGGCGCGGCTGTACGCCGAAGACCCCGGACGCGGCTTCACCCCGCAGACCGGCACCGTCGCCTTCCTCGCGGAGGCGCGCGGCCAGGGCGTGCGCGTCGACAGCGCGCTCCTCGACGGTCTCGCCGTCGGCTCGGACTACGACCCGATGCTCGCCAAGGTCATCGCGCGCGGCCCCGACCGGGCGACGGCGCTCGCCCGGCTCGATGCGGCGCTCGCCGAGACCATCGTGCTCGGGGTGCCGACGAACGCCGCCTTCCTGCGCCGACTGATCGCCGTCCCCGAGGTGCAGACGGGCGCCCTCGACACGGGGCTCATCGAGCGCAGCGAGCTGGCGGCTCCCGCCACTCCGGCGCTCGCCCGCACGATCGCCGCGCTCGTCGAACACGACCGCGCCGAGCGGGCCGCGCGGTCGGCCTGGACCCGGCCGAGCGGCTGGCGCCTCGGCCCGCACCGCGCCCCGCGCTACCTGATCGACGGGGAGGAGGTCGCGATGGACGCATCCGTCATCGACCAGCTCGCCCCGAGCATCCGCGTTCTCGGCGCCGCCACCGAGACGCTCAGCGTCACCGTCACCCACGAATCACGACGCGTAACCGCCCACATCGTGCGCGCCGAAGGCGTCACCTGGATGCACGTCGACGGCGTCACGCACCGGCTCGCGCGCCCGACGCGCGCAGAGCGCCTCGCCGAGCACCGGGCGGGCCTCACCCGCACCCCTGGCGCCGCCGACCCGACGATCCGCGCCGCCATGCCCGGCGCCGTCGTCGCCCTCGGCGCCGCCACCTCAGACACGGTCGTCGAGGGTCAGCCCCTCGTCACGATCGAGGCGATGAAGATGGAGCACACCATGCTCGCGTCCGTCGCCGGCACGGTGACCCTCGAGGTCGCCGTGGGCGACCAGGTCGCATTCGACCAGGTCGTCGCCCGCATCCACCCCGACGAGCCAGAACCCCGGCCCGACGGCGACCAAGGAGACCCCGCATGA